Proteins found in one Neurospora crassa OR74A linkage group II, whole genome shotgun sequence genomic segment:
- a CDS encoding RuvB-like helicase 2, with the protein MAAQVVTVGESKDLRGLNLIAAHSHIRGLGVDADTLEPRVASQGLVGQEKARKAAAVVLEMIKQGKIAGRAVLIAGPPSTGKTALAMGMAQSLGTDVPFTTLAASEIYSLEMSKTEALTQAFRKSIGVRIKEESEIMEGEVVEIQIDRSVTGHAKQGKLTIKTTDMEAIYDMGSKMIDAMTKERVMAGDIISIDKSSGKITKLGRSYARSRDYDAMGVDTKFLQCPDGELQKRKEVVHTVTLHEIDVINSRTQGFLALFSGDTGEIRSEIRDQINTKVAEWKEEGKAEIVPGVLFIDEVHMLDIECFSYINRALESDLAPIVIMASNRGHSKIRGTDYKSPHGLPLDFLDRISIINTHSYTPDELRQILTIRAQEEEVDLTPDALALLTKIGAEAGLRYASNLITTSQLICAKRKAKQVGVEDVQRSFKLFYDPARSVKFVQESEKRLIGSDGVVDFRVNGGATGEPAATAAGGDSMDTSS; encoded by the exons ATGGCTGCT CAGGTCGTTACCGTCGGAGAGAGTAAGGACCTCCGGGGTCTCAACCTCATCGCAGCGCACTCGCACATCCGCGGGTTGGGCGTCGATGCCGATACACTCGAGCCCAGGGTTGCCTCCCAAGGCCTTGTCGGCCAGGAGAAGGCGCGTAAGGCGGCTGCTGTCGTTCTTGAGATGATTAAGCAAGGGAAAATTGCCGGCCGTGCTGTGCTGATCGCCGGTCCGCCCAG TACGGGAAAGACTGCTCTGGCCATGGGTATGGCCCAGTCCCTCGGCACCGACGTCCCTTTCACCACCCTTGCCGCTTCCGAAATCTACTCTCTAGAGATGTCCAAGACCGAGGCCCTCACCCAAGCATTCCGCAAGTCGATTGGTGTCAGGATCAAGGAAGAGAGTGAGATCATGGAGggtgaggtggtggagattCAGATCGACCGGAGCGTTACCGGCCACGCCAAGCAGGGCAAGCTTACGATCAAGACGACCGACATGGAAGCTATTTACGACATGGGCAGCAAGATGATCGATGCTATGACCAAGGAGCGCGTCATGGCCGGCGACATTATCTCGATAGACAAGTCATCTGGAAAGATTACCAAGCTGGGCCGATCGTACGCAAGGTCGCGCGACTACGATGCCATGGGCGTCGACACCAAGTTCCTGCAATGCCCCGATGGCGAGCTACAGAAGCGCAAGGAGGTCGTCCACACAGTAACGCTGCACGAGATCGACGTCATCAACTCGAGGACCCAAGGcttcctcgccctcttcTCGGGCGACACGGGCGAGATCCGCAGCGAGATCCGCGACCAGATCAACACCAAGGTGGCCGagtggaaggaagaaggcaaGGCCGAGATTGTGCCCGGTGTTCTGTTCATCGACGAGGTGCACATGCTCGACATCGAGTGCTTCTCGTACATCAACCGCGCACTCGAGTCCGACCTGGCCCCCATCGTCATCATGGCCAGCAACCGGGGCCACTCCAAGATCCGCGGCACCGACTACAAGAGCCCCCACGGCCTGCCGCTCGACTTCCTCGACCGCatttccatcatcaacacgcACTCGTACACGCCCGACGAGCTCAGACAGATTCTCACGATTCGCGctcaggaggaggaagtcgacCTTACCCCCGACGCGCTCGCCCTGCTCACCAAGATCGGCGCCGAGGCCGGCCTCCGGTATGCGAGCAACCTCATCACGACGTCGCAGCTAATCTGCGCCAAGAGGAAGGCCAAGCAGGTCGGCGTTGAGGACGTCCAGCGCAGCTTCAAGCTGTTCTACGATCCTGCCAGGAGCGTCAAGTTCGTGCAGGAATCGGAGAAGAGGCTCATCGGCAGTGATGGCGTGGTCGATTTCCGTGTCAATGGCGGTGCTACGGGAGAGCCAGCGGCTACTGCGGCTGGTGGTGATAGCATGGATACCAGCAGCTAA